ATAAGAGATTTAATTATCTTGCAAGAATTCGAAATCTGCGTCCTCGTTTTCGAATTCGCTGAATCGTTGAACGGTTTTGTGATTAAAGGAGGAGTGGAAATTGGATTGTTTAACGGTTTTGGTGAttaaggaggaggaggaggaggatcggAGATGGCGGCGGGTGCAATGGTGACGGCGACAGGAGCAGTTGTGATTCTATACTTACTGAGCCGTCGGATCGTGTGGGCGAGAAACGGGGAAGATGATCCAGGAGGTGAATTGGGTAAATCAGGGAGATCCGGAAGGAGGAGGATTGTTAGGAGACCGGCTCAAGCGCCGGCGACTTGGCTTGAGACTATTTCAACTTTATCAGAGACGTTGCGTTTTACATATTCAGAGACTCTGGGCAAATGGCCTATCGCCGATCTCGCTTTTGGTATTAACTATTTGATGCGTAGAcaggtttgaattttttttcactGGTATCTCTGAATTGGATGCATAAATTAGCCACCTTGATATCGTATAGATATGTTCTTGGGCTCAattgaaagatttgttttttatttattgatttttatatattaaatgtcCTCACTGTTCTTTCACATTTTTGTGAATCCAATTTCGTTTACTTTCCTGATTAAGGCATATTTGAGCTCTATTCGAATATGTTAGTGCCGGGATGGTGTTGGTTAATAATTTTGCATGTGGACAAATTTTATAGACTTGTAATCTAATGACTTAGTGTGTAGTGATGCGTCACTATCTATATCCTTCAACTGTAGTTTTGCTGTTGTAATGCAGAGTGTAATTAGTTTAGGTTCATTGGCCAATTTTGTGGCTAAGTTGGTGACATTGTATGTTTgcctttatttgtttttccagGGAAACTTCTCAACTGCTAGTGTTTATGCTGGAAGTAATTGTATAGAGTTAAAAGGACCACATATTATCATGGAGTTGACAGAGCTACTGAGATTTTTGACCCTCTGTATGCTTTTCTCCAAGAAGCCATTTCCCGTGTTTCTGGAGACTGCCGGTTATACTCATGAAGATGTCCTTCTTCAGAAGCCTAAAGCAGGGGTAGGTCATACATATCAATGTGATTTTCCTTCATGAGTAGCTTGTTTATAGTGACTACATGCTTTCTTGTCCGGACTAGAAATTCTTTTTTGAAGCACTATCTATTCATACGTTATGGATAGATTCTCTTAGGAACATATGTTTTATTGGGAGGCTAACAAGAGTTTGCCTCACATCGATATTTTAATAACAGTATATATTCCCCATAATGATTGATTGTCAGTGCTGTTCCTCTACTAAAGATTGGACCCAACTTGTTTCAAATAGTTTTATCGGTTGAATTGTATATGTGATTCAATGTCTATCCTGCTGGTCAAATGGAAACTAAAAGAAAAGTGGTAGCTTGATAAGAGCTCAGTGCCAAGTGTTTTGTTTCGTTGAATCTTTTATACCTTTGAGGTCTGTTTTGCTGTTTTCATTTATATCTGGAACCATGAACAATTTTATCTTGGGAACCCTGCAGATTATGCAGCCTGCCTTCACGATTATACGAGATTGCAAATCAAAATGTATCCTGCTATTGATCCGTGGCACTCATAGCATTAAAGATACATTGACGGCAGCAACTGGTGCAGTGGTCCCTTTCCATCATTCAGTTTTGCATGATGGTGGGCTAAGTAACTTAGTTTTAGGTTATGCACATTGTGGAATGGTTGCTGCAGCTCGATGGATTGCTAAACTTAGTGTTCCTTGCCTCCTCAAGGCCCTTGATGAGAATCCTAGTTTCAAGGTTCAGGTAAATGCTCTGTATTTAGCCATACATTATTGATTTACAGATTACTACTACGTCTTCTGTTNGCTAAACTTAGTGTTCCTTGCCTCCTCAAGGCCCTTGATGAGAATCCTAGTTTCAAGGTTCAGGTAAATGCTCTGTATTTAGCGATACATTATTGATTTACAGATTACTACTGGGTCTTCTGTTTTTACTAATTCTTTGTCTCGTTAGGACTACTAGATTAACTACCGATAGGTGTAGATGACTTAGAAAAAATGTATGTTATTTAGTCATGTCATAATTCAGATCATATTTTTCCTTCTACCTTTCATTTGTGGACAGAAGTGATCTTTCCAGTTGCATTCCAGGACATTATGTAGGATCTCCGCATCTTTGACAGTAATCATATTTTAGCTGATAAAATGTACAAACATCAGAGTCTATTTAACTAATACTCAAGTTCTAATTTCAATGCATATAAGCATCCGTGTTATAGAATGTTCTTTACAATTTCACTGTTGAAATAGGTTGTCCTTTTCTACTGTATCGTTTCTAAGGAGCATATATTGTTTCAGATCGTAGGTCATTCTCTTGGGGGTGGGACGGCGTCACTTCTAACATATATTCTGCGGGAGCAAAAAGAGTTTGCGTCGGCTACTTGCTTCACTTTTGCACCAGGTACACCCAATTTAGGAGTAATGGTGGTATTTGCTTGTCTTTTATGTCATCTGCTcctgtttcttaattttgaatCACCAAACTCGTTATATGCAGTTAGTTTTGATTGTTACAATGCTTTGCACTGAACTTTTTATCGAACAACTTGCAGCTGCTTGTATGACTTGGGATTTAGCAGAATCAGGCAAGCACTTCATTACTACTATTATCAATGGATCTGATCTAGTCCCAACATTCTCTGCTGCTTCAGTCGA
The sequence above is a segment of the Camelina sativa cultivar DH55 chromosome 10, Cs, whole genome shotgun sequence genome. Coding sequences within it:
- the LOC104718784 gene encoding uncharacterized protein LOC104718784 (The sequence of the model RefSeq protein was modified relative to this genomic sequence to represent the inferred CDS: added 264 bases not found in genome assembly); amino-acid sequence: MAAGAMVTATGAVVILYLLSRRIVWARNGEDDPGGELGKSGRSGRRRIVRRPAQAPATWLETISTLSETLRFTYSETLGKWPIADLAFGINYLMRRQGNFSTASVYAGSNCIELKGPHIIMELTELLRFLTLCMLFSKKPFPVFLETAGYTHEDVLLQKPKAGIMQPAFTIIRDCKSKCILLLIRGTHSIKDTLTAATGAVVPFHHSVLHDGGLSNLVLGYAHCGMVAAARWIAKLSVPCLLKALDENPSFKVQIVGHSLGGGTASLLTYILREQKEFASATCFTFAPAACMTWDLAESGKHFITTIINGSDLVPTFSAASVDDLRSEVTSSSWSNDLRDQVEHTRVLSVVYRSATAIGSRLPSIASAKAKVAGAGAILRPVSSGTQVMLKRAQDVAHAVVQTRSTLSSWSCIGPRRRAISSQLNSKVTDLPEASALIPERRSTEALLAETV